The following are encoded in a window of Acidicapsa ligni genomic DNA:
- a CDS encoding GTP-binding protein, whose amino-acid sequence MAKEKFDRSKPHVNVGTIGHIDHGKTTLTAAITKVLSKHNPKNTFRS is encoded by the coding sequence ATGGCGAAGGAAAAATTTGACCGTTCTAAGCCGCACGTAAACGTAGGGACGATTGGTCACATTGATCATGGCAAGACGACGTTGACGGCAGCGATCACGAAGGTGTTGTCGAAGCACAACCCGAAGAACACGTTCCGTTC